One genomic window of Anaerobranca californiensis DSM 14826 includes the following:
- the rsxE gene encoding electron transport complex subunit RsxE codes for MLGELTKGLYKENPVFRLLLGLCPTLAVTTSAFNGFGMGMATTFVLICSNIIVSLVKKLIPSAVRIPSFIIIIATFVTIVDMFMEAYAYTLYESLGIFIPLIVVNCLILGRAEAFASKESVLPSILDAVGMGLGFTLSLTVLGGIREFLSGSMAIFGMPPGAFLTLGLLLGLINFITLTKFKRC; via the coding sequence ATGTTAGGAGAACTAACTAAAGGTTTATATAAAGAAAATCCTGTTTTTAGACTTTTGCTTGGTCTATGTCCTACCCTTGCTGTAACCACCAGTGCCTTTAATGGTTTTGGTATGGGTATGGCTACAACCTTTGTATTGATCTGTTCAAACATAATAGTTTCTTTAGTGAAAAAATTAATCCCTAGTGCAGTTAGAATTCCCAGTTTTATAATAATAATAGCAACTTTTGTTACAATTGTAGATATGTTTATGGAAGCCTATGCCTACACCTTATATGAAAGCTTAGGAATCTTTATTCCACTAATTGTTGTTAACTGCTTAATTTTAGGTCGAGCTGAAGCCTTTGCTTCTAAAGAATCGGTGTTACCTTCTATTTTAGACGCCGTTGGAATGGGGTTAGGCTTTACATTAAGTTTAACGGTTCTTGGAGGAATCAGAGAATTTTTAAGTGGTTCTATGGCAATATTTGGAATGCCTCCAGGTGCTTTTTTAACATTAGGTTTATTATTAGGGTTAATTAACTTCATTACCCTTACAAAATTTAAAAGATGCTAA
- the rsxA gene encoding electron transport complex subunit RsxA → MNISNLLTILFTAIFVNNFVLRQFLGICPFLGVSKKIETSIGMGMAVTFVMTISSIITWMIQNFILKPMGIEYLQTLAFILVIASLVQFVELAIKKTSPTLYRALGIFLPLITTNCAVLGLAILNITKGYSLIETIFHAIGAALGFTLALVLLASVRERLELSGGNKYFEGVPAALIAAAILALTFSGFVF, encoded by the coding sequence ATGAATATATCTAATCTTTTAACAATACTTTTTACTGCCATTTTTGTTAATAACTTTGTATTAAGGCAGTTTCTAGGTATCTGCCCTTTCCTAGGTGTTTCCAAAAAAATAGAAACATCAATTGGTATGGGTATGGCGGTAACCTTTGTTATGACAATATCTTCAATAATTACCTGGATGATCCAGAACTTCATATTAAAACCCATGGGGATTGAATATCTACAAACTCTAGCTTTTATATTGGTAATAGCTTCTTTAGTTCAGTTTGTAGAGTTAGCTATCAAGAAAACTAGCCCTACTTTATACAGAGCTTTAGGTATTTTCTTGCCATTAATTACTACAAACTGTGCTGTCCTTGGTCTAGCAATTTTAAATATAACTAAAGGATATAGTTTAATAGAAACGATATTTCATGCTATCGGTGCAGCACTTGGTTTCACTTTAGCCTTAGTACTATTGGCTAGTGTTAGAGAAAGGTTAGAACTTTCAGGAGGAAATAAGTACTTTGAAGGAGTCCCAGCTGCCCTTATTGCCGCAGCAATATTAGCATTAACTTTCTCAGGATTTGTATTTTAG
- a CDS encoding monovalent cation/H+ antiporter complex subunit F, whose amino-acid sequence MDNLFIGTAIALMILVFLCLYRAIIGPRAIDRVVSINIIGTKALIILSLISFVFNETFYLDVAVVYALISFIMTIGVSKYIDTENID is encoded by the coding sequence ATGGATAACTTATTTATAGGGACAGCTATCGCCCTGATGATTTTAGTTTTTCTGTGCTTATACCGGGCAATTATTGGACCGAGGGCTATAGATAGGGTTGTTTCCATAAATATTATTGGAACAAAGGCTTTAATAATACTTTCTCTAATTTCCTTTGTTTTTAATGAGACCTTTTATTTAGATGTTGCTGTAGTTTATGCTTTAATCAGTTTTATTATGACAATAGGTGTATCAAAATATATTGATACTGAAAATATAGATTAG
- a CDS encoding RnfABCDGE type electron transport complex subunit B has translation MIIPILVIGGIGLVFGTLLAVASVIFAVEVDPRVDAINEILPGANCGACGYPGCSGFAEAVVGGKAPITGCPVGRQKTADKIAGIMGMEAKDSVQDIKMVARVMCNGTNTVAKEKFIYDGVKDCVSAMLIDGGSKECKYGCLGLATCVRECPFDAITMGENGIPIIDEEICTSCQKCVIACPKDVIRMVPQGSQVHVLCNSIDKGASTMKVCKVGCIGCRKCAKVCPEQCITVENNLAVIDNLKCTACEKCIGECPTNAIKKVQ, from the coding sequence ATGATCATACCAATTCTGGTAATCGGTGGCATTGGTTTGGTTTTTGGTACTCTGCTAGCCGTTGCCTCAGTAATCTTTGCTGTAGAAGTAGATCCAAGGGTAGATGCAATAAATGAAATATTACCTGGTGCTAACTGTGGTGCTTGTGGTTACCCTGGGTGTAGCGGTTTTGCTGAAGCTGTTGTAGGTGGTAAAGCCCCTATTACTGGCTGTCCCGTAGGGAGACAGAAAACTGCCGACAAAATTGCAGGAATTATGGGAATGGAAGCTAAAGATTCTGTCCAAGATATTAAAATGGTGGCTAGGGTTATGTGTAATGGAACTAATACAGTAGCTAAAGAGAAATTTATTTATGATGGTGTTAAAGACTGTGTATCAGCAATGTTAATAGATGGTGGCTCAAAGGAATGTAAGTACGGCTGTTTAGGATTAGCTACATGTGTAAGGGAATGTCCCTTTGATGCCATAACTATGGGAGAAAATGGCATTCCTATAATAGATGAAGAAATTTGTACTAGTTGTCAAAAATGTGTAATAGCCTGTCCTAAGGATGTAATCCGTATGGTTCCCCAGGGTAGTCAGGTTCATGTATTATGTAACTCAATAGATAAAGGTGCTAGTACTATGAAAGTATGTAAAGTGGGCTGTATAGGTTGCAGGAAATGTGCTAAGGTTTGTCCAGAACAATGTATAACCGTTGAAAACAACCTTGCAGTTATTGACAACTTAAAATGTACTGCATGTGAGAAATGTATCGGGGAATGCCCAACCAACGCCATTAAAAAAGTACAATAA
- the mbhE gene encoding hydrogen gas-evolving membrane-bound hydrogenase subunit E: protein MRIVISTVSLLVIGIILLMMVAEMPKFGSPDNPSNNVVSQRFTEEVVKDTNIKNIVSAIITDYRGYDTLGETTVLFTGIAAVLTVLGAHVKAGQNKGSERNE, encoded by the coding sequence GTGAGGATTGTAATTTCTACTGTTTCCCTTTTAGTTATAGGTATAATTTTATTGATGATGGTAGCAGAAATGCCAAAATTTGGCTCCCCTGATAATCCATCCAACAATGTTGTAAGTCAAAGATTTACAGAGGAAGTTGTTAAAGATACTAATATAAAAAATATTGTTTCTGCAATAATAACAGATTATAGGGGATATGACACTTTAGGTGAAACAACGGTACTATTCACCGGAATTGCTGCCGTACTTACAGTTTTAGGTGCCCACGTTAAAGCTGGGCAAAACAAAGGAAGTGAAAGAAATGAATAA
- a CDS encoding hydrogenase subunit MbhD domain-containing protein, with protein sequence MPILHFMLLTFLVVCAIAVSRIKDLLSAVIIFAAYSLIMAIIWQQLNAPDIALTEAAMGAGVTTLLMMVVISKTKRGEEK encoded by the coding sequence ATGCCAATACTTCATTTTATGCTTTTAACATTCCTAGTAGTTTGTGCTATAGCCGTTTCTAGAATCAAGGACTTACTAAGTGCAGTTATAATCTTCGCTGCCTATAGTCTGATTATGGCAATCATATGGCAGCAATTAAATGCCCCAGATATTGCCCTAACAGAAGCTGCAATGGGTGCCGGTGTTACCACTTTATTGATGATGGTTGTAATCAGTAAAACTAAGAGGGGTGAAGAAAAGTGA
- a CDS encoding Na+/H+ antiporter subunit E, translating into MTKIKGKTPLILFFILFLFWIIAAETLEIQHLLVGIVVAYSVEIFNRDFLRDFHFYGKKPFLVQIITLINITLVLIKDMIIANIQVAKIVLSPKMPISPGIVTFKTKLKSPLARTLLANSITLTPGTLTIDVDEDIYVVHYLTEQNAVDVQNWAVKSKMLYLDGENNG; encoded by the coding sequence TTGACTAAAATTAAAGGTAAAACTCCATTAATTTTATTTTTTATATTGTTTCTTTTTTGGATTATAGCAGCTGAAACTTTAGAAATACAACATTTGTTAGTAGGGATAGTGGTAGCTTATTCCGTTGAAATTTTCAATAGGGATTTTTTAAGGGATTTCCACTTTTATGGCAAAAAGCCTTTTTTGGTTCAAATTATAACTCTAATCAATATAACTTTAGTTCTTATAAAGGATATGATTATTGCTAACATTCAAGTAGCAAAAATAGTCCTTTCTCCTAAAATGCCAATAAGCCCTGGTATAGTAACTTTTAAGACAAAATTAAAATCACCCCTTGCCAGGACATTGTTGGCCAACTCTATAACTTTAACTCCTGGGACATTAACCATTGATGTGGATGAAGATATATATGTGGTTCATTATTTAACTGAACAGAATGCTGTAGATGTTCAAAATTGGGCTGTAAAATCAAAAATGCTTTATCTGGATGGTGAAAATAATGGATAA
- the mnhG gene encoding monovalent cation/H(+) antiporter subunit G produces the protein MSFISIIIGVLLFFSVFFFSVGTIGLLRLPDTYTRMHATTKGDTLGAGLALLALALYNLDKPFIAAKLLIIIVFVWITNPTAAHVISRAQYKKDFLQKTQGKGE, from the coding sequence TTGTCTTTTATATCGATAATAATTGGTGTACTACTTTTCTTTAGTGTATTTTTCTTTTCAGTTGGCACCATTGGCTTGTTGCGATTACCGGATACTTATACAAGAATGCATGCAACTACTAAAGGTGATACTTTAGGGGCAGGTTTAGCATTATTGGCCTTAGCTTTATATAATCTCGATAAACCCTTTATTGCAGCTAAACTTTTGATTATTATTGTATTTGTCTGGATAACTAACCCTACCGCTGCCCATGTAATTTCTAGGGCTCAATACAAAAAAGATTTTCTCCAGAAAACCCAGGGGAAGGGGGAATAG
- a CDS encoding MnhB domain-containing protein, whose protein sequence is MNKNSVVLQTVVKIIIPFIQVYGIFIILNGHLSPGGGFAGGTILGSSLILYTLAYGVKKGIERFPRNNAKILESTGGIIFIIIGLLGIAKGGNFLSNNLFSSLGSFGKLFSGGIIPVVTLAIGIKVASTIVTLFYHLLEEKKI, encoded by the coding sequence ATGAATAAAAACAGTGTTGTTTTACAAACCGTTGTCAAAATAATTATACCCTTTATTCAAGTTTATGGAATATTTATCATTCTCAATGGCCATCTATCCCCTGGAGGTGGGTTTGCTGGAGGGACAATATTAGGTTCAAGCTTAATTTTGTATACTTTGGCATATGGTGTTAAAAAAGGAATTGAACGTTTTCCAAGGAATAACGCAAAAATATTAGAAAGTACTGGTGGTATAATTTTTATCATTATTGGTTTACTAGGAATAGCTAAAGGAGGAAATTTTTTATCAAATAATTTATTTTCTTCTTTAGGTTCTTTTGGTAAACTGTTTAGTGGTGGTATTATACCAGTTGTTACTCTAGCCATTGGTATAAAAGTTGCAAGTACCATTGTAACACTTTTTTATCACCTGTTAGAGGAGAAGAAAATATGA
- a CDS encoding cation:proton antiporter subunit C yields MMEIISALITNYYYFVAILLFLIGFHTMLTHSNLIKKVIGMNIMETSIFLFFVAIGYVDGKNAPILNEEAVGYINPLPSALILTGLVVGVSLTAFSLSLIIKLYKYYGTLDADEIMRIRSQEE; encoded by the coding sequence ATGATGGAGATTATTAGTGCTTTAATTACCAACTATTATTATTTTGTTGCCATATTGTTATTTCTTATAGGGTTTCATACTATGCTTACCCATTCAAACTTAATTAAAAAAGTTATCGGAATGAATATTATGGAAACATCTATATTTTTATTTTTTGTTGCCATTGGCTATGTAGATGGTAAAAATGCACCGATTTTAAATGAAGAGGCAGTAGGATATATTAACCCTTTGCCATCGGCATTAATTTTAACAGGATTAGTTGTAGGTGTAAGTTTAACGGCTTTTTCCTTAAGTTTGATTATTAAACTTTACAAATATTATGGTACATTAGATGCCGATGAGATTATGAGGATAAG